A stretch of DNA from Ranitomeya variabilis isolate aRanVar5 chromosome 1, aRanVar5.hap1, whole genome shotgun sequence:
tactgaccccttaatatcccccaaactgtttaatgACTCTAAcactatgatggccccctcactgtaatctccacactgtatgatggccccctagatagcctccatgttgcataatacaccagatagtcctcaatatagtataatacactccccataggtctccatatagtataatgcactcctcataggcagactctatattgtataatgcattccccatataggaagactctatatagtataatgcactcctcataggcctccatatagtataatgcactccccataggtctccatatagcattatgcactccccataggcagactctatatagtataattcattgcgcctaggcagactctatatagtataatgcactccctataggcctccatttagtataatgcactccccataggtctccatatagtataatgcactccccatagacagactatagtataatgcacttcccgtaggaaaactatatagtataatgctgcccctcataggctgactctatagcataatacacccccaaaggcagcctctatagtgtaatgcagtcccataggcagcctctatagtgtaatgcagccccatgggcagcctctataatgtaatgcagccatataggcagcatctatagcataatgcagccccataaaataaatactcatctctcttcctcctggttcctgcgctgctccgagCTCCCATTCATCTCCAGACCGCAGGCGCCTAGTAGTGATGTCATTGTGCCCACTGTCATGCCCTCCAATCCCAGCTGCGGGCTCACACTCATTTGACTGCGTGGGAAATGTGGCTTGTCTGACTGGCTGTAATGATTTTACCATCGATTACAAGCAGTGCTTGGTGGGCTGtgatgcacatgacagcacgacaaacatCCGTGTTCGGGGGGCTGAACCCGAACAGGAGGTGTTCAGTACAGATGCCGAATTTTACTgtgcgggttcgcccatctctacttgtCAGTCAATTCCATACTTGTCTTGATCattggaggcagcagagttatggTTCGTGTTTACCTCCTGTTAGCAGCGGGAGATATGTGCAGGATCTTCCTGCTGTTCCCTGATGTTTCTCATTGGTTTGTGCATGCAGTGTAATATCAGAGGTGGAGCATTTCCTCCATTAGATGTGAGCTCACGTAGTGCATGTGGTGACATTCTGAATTTACCTTTATAAAACTTGATCAGTTGCTCATACAGAATACATACATGTTACATGTTGGGGGGAGGAGATTTTATATGTGAGTCCAGTAGAAAAGGAAATCTTACAACAATGACCGGCGCTGCTCATGACATTTGCTATGGGCATCACAAGCAGACTGTTGTCCTAACCGTGGCATGCTTAGCCTGTTCCTGTGGGTCGCTTCTTCTGATTTGGCTTCAGGATCCTGGCTTAATATAGACTGGAAACCTGGAATTGTcaggtctactaaaatgttagGACTGTGCAGTTCTCCCTCACCACAAGTTTGAGACATACAGCTGAAAGGTCTGTGCGCTCTGCTGCTGGCCGACTTCACTGTGAACCTCAGAAGATTGGGGTTATCTGGTTTAGATGTGTCTATCAAATCATAGCAATCTCCCATACAATATGTCTGCATACGTCTGACTGGGTTCTGGGACTGACGGTCTTTGACCATGGCCATTGCTGTATCAAAGGAAATACTGGTGTTGTTCCTCCAACTGGATCGTTTTTTGGGGGCACTGTCAGCAGAAGTTTCTGGTGTCTCAATGTGGCTGCTCTTTTCCGACATGGTTTCGTTGGATGTAGATATAGTAGAGCTGACCTGTATCTTGTTCTTTACAGCTGGAGGCAGCTTAGCAAACTGTGGTTTTGGTGGCACAACAGGAACAGATTTTGCTTGCTGGATTTTGTTAGTGGTGGCCAGCAGCTTCATGGTTACACTTCCATAAGGATACATTCCCTCTGAGGCAATGTTCTCCTTTTCAGCAAGAGGCCTGGATATAAGTGGCTGCTCTGACACGTAAGTTTCATTGTCTCCACTTGGTTTGATGTGAGATGGTTTCATTTGCTGTGAACAGTCCATTAGCTGTTCCTCTGAGGTTCTCATGTTTATCTGATCAGGTTGCTCATCTCCTAAGGCTCTGTCATCTGGTGAACACAGACATAAACCGGAATTTTTGTCACAACAGTCCTCATTAATAATAGACTGAAGTTCTTCTGCAGATTTTCCTTCATTATAATCATCCTGCTTCCTGACTGTCTCTATGCGTCCTAGGGTAAgagtgatgctacagccactctctGATCTGGAGATGCTGTTATCAGATGTATTGGATGAGgcgtcatcacctccatcatgtgaaTCAGAAATTTCTGCACTTGAGTCTTGATCATTCCTACAATCTCCATTCTTGGGTACATCCTCAGACTGCAGGATATTGAGATCCTGGACATCATCTATTGATTGTTGCGGTGTCACTAGTGCCTCTGGAAAATCTTCAACCTGACATCCGTGATGCTGCTGTTCTGTACAGTCAATGCTATTTCCAGCTGTTTCATGCACAGTGGGCACAAGACTGTCCTCTAATTTTTGATTACTTACAATTTGTGTGTCCTCTTCTTGTCCATATCCTTCATAATGTATTTCTACTGATGCTGACATGGTAGCTATAATGTCCGTATTGGGGATGGCCATGCTCTGGCCTTCTCTGGCTCCAGACTTTACTAAGGTTGTGTCCTGCACTTCATTGTTAGGGGCGTATGACCCAGTAAATTCAGATTCTTCACTGTAAGAACCATGCTGTTCTGTAGCTCCATCACCTCGATATTTGTTTTGATCATCCATCTTGTGTTTATCATTACATTGTACATCTAAAACTGTCACCACTGTCTGTGGAGGTTTTTGGCTGTAGGAATCATCATCAAGATGGAGCAGGTTGTCCTGGGGAGTCTCCCCTGCTATCTTTCTATTCTCAGGTAATATGCCATGCTCCTCCTCTAAAGGTAGCTCCTTGTTCTCCATGGTGACTTCTGGAGCTAGTGTTATTGGACTCAGGTCATCGTGAGCGCTCATATAGATGTCTTCTAGGCTCTCCTGCATCTCCCTCCAACGTCCAATCTCATCCACAATGCCCATGGGCATGAAATAGGTCTGCTCTGCCTCATCTTCCCCACACAAATCATCCGGTGGAGGCTCTACAGAGAATTCCTCCATCTGAAAATCAAACAAATAAACAATGGTGATAATGGATGGATGTCATTGTAATAGAACAGTTGCACGTCAGTAAAGCCACGACCAGGTGTTGAATGTTAGAATCTCTTGTGGAAAGAGGTGACTATTCGAcactgcttaggcctctttcacacattcattttttagaatcagtcacaagccatcatttttagaaaaaaacggatccagcaaatgttgctgctggatccgtttttttcccatagacttgtattagcgacggatggccttctGTTTCATCCGTCAAACGACGGAACCGTCGTAAAGACGTCCGTTGGACGGAGGCAACgtacatataaggctactttcacacttgcgtcggtacgggcccgtcgcaattcgtcgggccgacgtaccgacggaacctgtgaaatttactgcaagacgtgggcagcggaggcagttttacaacgcatccgttacccattctgcagtccggggaggagggggcggagtttcagccgcgcatgcgcggtcgaaaatggcggacacggcgcacaaaaaagttacattgaactttttttgtgccgacggtccgccaaaacacgacgcatccttcgcatgacggatgcgacgtgtggccatccgtcgcaatgcgtcgctaatgcaagtgtatggaggaaaaaagcatcctgcgggcaactttgcaggatgtgtttttctccaaaacgacgcattgcgacgtgcgtcacacgacccaagtgtgaaagtagcctaacattttTTGTGTAAGTCAAAAAGACGCACAGCAACAGATCCTGCGGCgtctgtcgttggctataatggaagcctatgggcgcaggatctgtcgctgtccgtCAGAAGACGGATTCcagtgacggattccgttttttgcaACCAAGcatacccggtgtaacaggccagattaaccccccgcccagaatatacccagggttaaagtgtcctaggccagattataccccgggtatattctggcctagc
This window harbors:
- the ARHGAP30 gene encoding rho GTPase-activating protein 30 isoform X1, whose product is MSLAMKARQRVKKKTVKDKIFGCDLLEHLQMSGQEVPQVLKSCAEFVEEHGIVDGIYRLCGIASNVQKLRQEFDIERPPDLNKSTYLQDVHCVSSLCKAYFRELPNPLLTYQLYDKFADAVAIQLEEQRLIKIREVLKELPLSHYRTLEYLMKHLVRMASYSSQTNMHARNLAIVWAPNLLRSKDIESSGFNGTAAFMEVRVQSIVVEFILTHVEQLFGDCTNNGKENEGSNADIMNWPSCVPEDYYRSLSYNLPNMLHHGDGPPQIRPYHTIIEFSDHKRKGSLKAKKWKSIFNLGRSNPDSKRKSQKQDDRDGKMSLRPAKSMDSLSSVPHTTHANDLEQNGSSLRSPRNQLSLRRESLDSPSKDENVEFMFLDSEEQSHLIDTNVVEYEEEGQAKSEPTTPKSGRSSVTGNPSGRSPKSNLSRAEKCVGVHISGPFSVTLPFHITSNLSRLTRGMECPGFNIMAPSRSSEKFSSLNGKPSSEPEDTNTMRASDVATNEIDNPGGTETSKTDEPGEEIVCISLEDTFSFLDIQDSSIEKLPENTVDSEMMVYSLHPESKMEEFSVEPPPDDLCGEDEAEQTYFMPMGIVDEIGRWREMQESLEDIYMSAHDDLSPITLAPEVTMENKELPLEEEHGILPENRKIAGETPQDNLLHLDDDSYSQKPPQTVVTVLDVQCNDKHKMDDQNKYRGDGATEQHGSYSEESEFTGSYAPNNEVQDTTLVKSGAREGQSMAIPNTDIIATMSASVEIHYEGYGQEEDTQIVSNQKLEDSLVPTVHETAGNSIDCTEQQHHGCQVEDFPEALVTPQQSIDDVQDLNILQSEDVPKNGDCRNDQDSSAEISDSHDGGDDASSNTSDNSISRSESGCSITLTLGRIETVRKQDDYNEGKSAEELQSIINEDCCDKNSGLCLCSPDDRALGDEQPDQINMRTSEEQLMDCSQQMKPSHIKPSGDNETYVSEQPLISRPLAEKENIASEGMYPYGSVTMKLLATTNKIQQAKSVPVVPPKPQFAKLPPAVKNKIQVSSTISTSNETMSEKSSHIETPETSADSAPKKRSSWRNNTSISFDTAMAMVKDRQSQNPVRRMQTYCMGDCYDLIDTSKPDNPNLLRFTVKSASSRAHRPFSCMSQTCGEGELHSPNILVDLTIPGFQSILSQDPEAKSEEATHRNRLSMPRLGQQSACDAHSKCHEQRRSLL
- the ARHGAP30 gene encoding rho GTPase-activating protein 30 isoform X2 produces the protein MEVRVQSIVVEFILTHVEQLFGDCTNNGKENEGSNADIMNWPSCVPEDYYRSLSYNLPNMLHHGDGPPQIRPYHTIIEFSDHKRKGSLKAKKWKSIFNLGRSNPDSKRKSQKQDDRDGKMSLRPAKSMDSLSSVPHTTHANDLEQNGSSLRSPRNQLSLRRESLDSPSKDENVEFMFLDSEEQSHLIDTNVVEYEEEGQAKSEPTTPKSGRSSVTGNPSGRSPKSNLSRAEKCVGVHISGPFSVTLPFHITSNLSRLTRGMECPGFNIMAPSRSSEKFSSLNGKPSSEPEDTNTMRASDVATNEIDNPGGTETSKTDEPGEEIVCISLEDTFSFLDIQDSSIEKLPENTVDSEMMVYSLHPESKMEEFSVEPPPDDLCGEDEAEQTYFMPMGIVDEIGRWREMQESLEDIYMSAHDDLSPITLAPEVTMENKELPLEEEHGILPENRKIAGETPQDNLLHLDDDSYSQKPPQTVVTVLDVQCNDKHKMDDQNKYRGDGATEQHGSYSEESEFTGSYAPNNEVQDTTLVKSGAREGQSMAIPNTDIIATMSASVEIHYEGYGQEEDTQIVSNQKLEDSLVPTVHETAGNSIDCTEQQHHGCQVEDFPEALVTPQQSIDDVQDLNILQSEDVPKNGDCRNDQDSSAEISDSHDGGDDASSNTSDNSISRSESGCSITLTLGRIETVRKQDDYNEGKSAEELQSIINEDCCDKNSGLCLCSPDDRALGDEQPDQINMRTSEEQLMDCSQQMKPSHIKPSGDNETYVSEQPLISRPLAEKENIASEGMYPYGSVTMKLLATTNKIQQAKSVPVVPPKPQFAKLPPAVKNKIQVSSTISTSNETMSEKSSHIETPETSADSAPKKRSSWRNNTSISFDTAMAMVKDRQSQNPVRRMQTYCMGDCYDLIDTSKPDNPNLLRFTVKSASSRAHRPFSCMSQTCGEGELHSPNILVDLTIPGFQSILSQDPEAKSEEATHRNRLSMPRLGQQSACDAHSKCHEQRRSLL